A DNA window from Rhizobium sp. NXC14 contains the following coding sequences:
- a CDS encoding SIS domain-containing protein — translation MSENQSLMLQEAGQSPVVVATLLEKEKPVFAEIARLFSSARPSVVTTAARGSSDHAATFFKYLFEITCGVPVASVGPSIASVYGAALHLKGGVHFTVSQSGASPDIVALQEAAKKGGATTIAVVNVTDSPLAKQADIVLGLNAGAEKSVAATKSFIASVAALSGVTAAIGGASGLQAALEKLPEALSATAGIETAAVEEVLFHATSLYTAGRGPAFAIALEAALKAKETSGLHAEAFSLAELMHGPMRLVQPGFPIVAFAPDDAAFANNGQALERLQKLGATTVGFSAQPLPGINLRVPTTGNGLIDPLVSLLVYYRLIESVTRRKGFDPDRPANLLKVTETI, via the coding sequence ATGAGTGAGAACCAGTCGCTGATGCTGCAGGAAGCCGGCCAGTCGCCGGTGGTGGTGGCCACGCTTCTCGAAAAGGAAAAACCGGTCTTTGCGGAAATCGCCCGGCTGTTTTCGTCCGCCCGCCCGAGCGTGGTGACCACGGCGGCGCGCGGCTCCTCGGACCACGCCGCCACCTTCTTCAAATATCTTTTCGAGATCACCTGCGGCGTACCGGTCGCATCGGTGGGACCGTCAATCGCTTCCGTCTACGGCGCTGCCCTCCATCTGAAGGGCGGTGTGCATTTCACCGTTTCGCAGTCGGGGGCCAGCCCTGACATCGTGGCTTTGCAGGAGGCGGCGAAGAAGGGTGGGGCGACGACCATCGCCGTCGTCAACGTCACCGACAGCCCGCTTGCCAAACAGGCCGATATCGTTCTCGGTCTTAACGCCGGCGCGGAAAAAAGCGTGGCGGCGACCAAATCCTTCATTGCCTCCGTCGCCGCCCTTTCCGGCGTGACGGCCGCGATCGGCGGCGCGTCCGGCCTGCAGGCAGCGCTTGAAAAACTGCCGGAGGCGCTTTCGGCGACCGCAGGTATCGAAACGGCGGCGGTCGAGGAGGTGCTGTTCCATGCGACCTCGCTCTATACGGCCGGCCGCGGCCCGGCCTTTGCGATCGCGCTAGAAGCGGCACTGAAGGCGAAGGAAACCTCCGGCCTGCATGCCGAGGCCTTTTCGCTAGCGGAACTGATGCACGGTCCAATGCGCCTGGTGCAGCCCGGCTTTCCGATCGTCGCCTTCGCGCCTGACGATGCGGCCTTCGCCAATAACGGCCAGGCGCTGGAGCGGCTGCAGAAGCTCGGCGCCACCACCGTCGGTTTTTCGGCACAGCCGCTTCCCGGCATCAATCTGCGCGTGCCGACGACGGGCAATGGCCTGATCGATCCGCTGGTGTCGCTGCTCGTCTACTACCGGCTGATCGAATCGGTGACACGCCGCAAGGGCTTCGATCCCGACCGGCCGGCGAACCTACTCAAGGTGACGGAGACGATCTGA
- a CDS encoding GntR family transcriptional regulator — MDRTSLVAELNRRGLRDEALAGPLYKRLAQALTSLIQEGLLKAGTALPGERDLAEALKLGRVTVRAAYHDLMAAGALESRHGSGTFVSGRVERMEQSLWRLSSFSADMRSRGRLPAARILSREVNTPSPEESFLLGLGAGEPVLRLDRLRLADGLPLAIERAVVPVKFLGENAGGEGSLYDALAANGHRPVRALQRLTAVTLDASYAAMLNVKAGAPALLIERVSRLEDQRVVEYTRSHYRGDAYDFVAELRIGDDHE; from the coding sequence ATGGATAGAACCAGTCTAGTAGCTGAACTCAATAGACGCGGCCTGCGCGACGAAGCGTTGGCCGGGCCGCTCTACAAGCGGCTGGCGCAGGCGCTGACCAGCCTCATTCAGGAGGGCTTGCTGAAGGCCGGCACGGCGCTGCCGGGCGAGCGCGACCTTGCCGAGGCTCTCAAGCTTGGCCGCGTCACCGTGCGCGCTGCCTATCACGACCTGATGGCGGCGGGCGCACTGGAATCACGCCACGGAAGCGGTACTTTCGTATCGGGTAGGGTGGAGCGCATGGAACAGTCGCTCTGGCGGCTTTCCTCCTTCTCCGCCGACATGCGCTCGCGCGGGCGTCTCCCGGCCGCACGCATCTTGTCGCGCGAGGTCAACACGCCGTCTCCGGAGGAATCCTTTCTGCTCGGCCTCGGCGCCGGCGAACCGGTTCTGAGACTCGACCGTCTGCGCCTCGCCGACGGCCTGCCGCTGGCGATCGAGCGGGCCGTCGTGCCGGTCAAGTTTCTGGGGGAGAACGCCGGCGGCGAGGGATCGCTCTATGATGCGCTGGCGGCGAATGGCCACCGACCGGTGCGTGCGCTGCAGCGGCTGACCGCCGTCACGCTCGATGCGTCCTATGCCGCGATGCTGAACGTCAAGGCAGGCGCACCGGCGCTTCTGATCGAACGTGTCTCGCGCCTGGAAGACCAGCGCGTCGTCGAATATACCCGCTCGCACTACCGCGGCGATGCCTATGATTTCGTTGCCGAATTGAGAATTGGAGATGACCATGAGTGA
- a CDS encoding aldose epimerase family protein, giving the protein MSDKLERDVFGQTKAGETVYRVVINGGGLTAKIITWGAVIQDLRLAGHDAPLQLGFEEFDNYPLYSAYFGATPGRCANRIGGGRFTLDGKDYQLERNENGVTHLHGGSDNIGKRNWTIVEHDVDRLVMKIVDPDGRAGYPGNCTIQAMFRVHGNGELSITYESTSDQPTLANVCQHAYFNLDGRDDALGHDIMIAADHYLPTDEKQVPTGEIRPVAGTEFDFREMAPMKRFVGNEQALYDHNFCLSRERTAKRTVALARSLYSGVSLEVRSTEPGVQFYAGFKLNTGAPGLGGRKYGPFAGFCLETQVWPDAINHEGFPNAVLRPGEVLRQETDYIFTKS; this is encoded by the coding sequence ATGTCGGATAAGTTGGAGCGGGATGTTTTCGGGCAGACGAAGGCGGGCGAAACCGTCTATCGCGTCGTCATCAATGGCGGCGGCCTGACGGCCAAGATCATCACCTGGGGCGCGGTCATCCAGGATCTGCGCCTTGCGGGACATGACGCGCCGCTGCAGCTTGGCTTCGAGGAGTTCGACAACTACCCGCTCTACTCGGCCTATTTCGGCGCAACGCCCGGCCGCTGCGCCAATCGCATCGGCGGCGGCAGGTTCACGCTCGACGGCAAGGATTATCAGCTCGAGCGGAACGAAAACGGCGTGACGCATCTGCATGGCGGCAGCGACAACATCGGCAAGCGCAACTGGACGATCGTCGAGCATGACGTCGACCGGCTGGTGATGAAGATCGTCGATCCCGACGGCCGCGCCGGCTACCCCGGCAATTGCACCATCCAGGCGATGTTCCGGGTGCATGGCAACGGCGAGCTGTCGATCACCTACGAATCCACCAGCGACCAGCCGACGCTCGCCAATGTCTGCCAGCACGCCTATTTCAATCTCGACGGCCGCGACGATGCGCTGGGCCACGACATCATGATCGCCGCCGATCACTATTTGCCGACCGACGAAAAGCAGGTGCCGACCGGCGAAATCCGGCCCGTTGCCGGCACTGAATTCGATTTCCGCGAGATGGCTCCGATGAAGCGTTTCGTCGGCAATGAACAGGCATTGTACGACCATAATTTCTGCCTGTCTCGCGAACGCACCGCCAAGCGGACTGTGGCACTCGCCCGCAGCCTCTATTCCGGCGTGTCGCTGGAAGTGCGCAGCACCGAGCCGGGCGTGCAGTTCTATGCCGGCTTCAAGCTCAATACAGGTGCTCCCGGCCTCGGCGGGCGCAAATACGGCCCGTTCGCCGGCTTCTGCCTGGAAACGCAGGTCTGGCCGGATGCCATCAATCACGAAGGCTTTCCGAATGCGGTCCTGCGCCCCGGCGAAGTGCTGCGCCAGGAGACGGACTACATCTTCACCAAGAGCTGA
- a CDS encoding ABC-F family ATP-binding cassette domain-containing protein encodes MAPPILKLDDIFLSFGGAPLLAGASLQVEPGDKICLVGRNGSGKSTLLKIAAGLVEAQSGEVFRHPSSTVRYLEQAPDFAGFRTVQAYAEAGLGPGDDHYRVTYLLSHLGLTGEEDPNTLSGGEARRAALARVLAPEPDILLLDEPTNHLDLPTIEWLEGELQKTRSALVLISHDRRFLEKVSTATVWLDRGASRRLDRGFAHFEAWRDQVLEAEELEQHKLGKAIEREEHWLRYGVTARRKRNMRRLGELQTMRSQYRGHKGPQGTVQATVSDAQESGKLVIEAEKITKSFGDRAIVTPFSIRVHRGDCIGLVGPNGAGKTTLLKMLTGQLSPDSGTVKLGTNLEIATLDQKREDLNPEDTLANYLTDGRGENLLVNGEQRHVTGYMKEFLFQPEQARTPIKSLSGGERARLMLARILARPANLLILDEPTNDLDIETLDLLQEIVAGFPGTVILVSHDRDFLDRTVTSTIAPAVADAPDGRWIEYAGGYTDMLAQRKGAIEERRKAEKAAEKPKTQEITASGGGSKGKLSFKQKFALENLPKEMAKAEAELAKRELVMADPGLFTRDPAAFNQLASEMEKLRAGLSKMEEEWLELEMLREELEG; translated from the coding sequence TTGGCCCCTCCCATTCTGAAACTCGATGACATCTTCCTGAGCTTCGGCGGCGCACCGCTGCTGGCGGGCGCTTCGCTGCAGGTCGAGCCCGGCGACAAGATCTGTCTCGTTGGGCGTAACGGCTCTGGCAAATCGACACTCCTGAAGATTGCCGCCGGCCTGGTCGAGGCGCAGTCCGGCGAGGTCTTCCGCCATCCGTCTTCGACGGTGCGCTATCTCGAACAAGCCCCGGACTTTGCCGGCTTCCGCACCGTTCAGGCCTATGCCGAGGCCGGGCTGGGACCGGGCGACGACCACTATCGCGTCACCTATCTTCTGTCGCATCTCGGCCTGACCGGCGAAGAAGATCCGAACACCCTTTCCGGCGGTGAAGCGCGCCGGGCCGCCCTTGCCCGCGTGCTGGCCCCGGAACCGGATATTCTCCTGCTCGACGAGCCGACCAACCATCTCGACCTTCCCACAATCGAATGGCTGGAAGGCGAGCTGCAGAAGACCCGCAGCGCCCTGGTGCTGATTTCGCATGACCGTCGTTTCCTTGAAAAAGTCTCGACGGCAACCGTCTGGCTCGACCGCGGCGCCTCGCGCCGGCTCGACAGGGGATTCGCGCATTTCGAGGCATGGCGCGACCAGGTGCTGGAGGCCGAAGAACTGGAGCAGCACAAGCTCGGCAAGGCGATCGAGCGCGAAGAACACTGGCTGCGCTACGGCGTCACGGCCCGGCGCAAACGCAACATGCGCCGCCTCGGCGAGCTGCAGACGATGCGTTCGCAATATCGCGGCCATAAGGGACCGCAAGGAACGGTGCAGGCGACGGTTTCGGACGCGCAGGAATCCGGCAAGCTGGTGATCGAGGCCGAGAAGATCACCAAGAGCTTCGGCGACCGGGCCATCGTCACGCCGTTCTCGATCCGCGTACATCGCGGCGATTGCATCGGTCTCGTCGGGCCGAACGGTGCCGGCAAGACGACGCTCCTGAAAATGCTGACCGGCCAGCTTTCGCCGGATAGCGGCACAGTGAAACTCGGCACCAACCTGGAGATCGCCACCCTCGACCAGAAACGCGAGGACCTGAACCCCGAGGATACGCTTGCAAACTACCTGACGGACGGGCGTGGCGAAAACCTGCTCGTAAACGGCGAACAGCGCCATGTCACCGGCTACATGAAGGAATTCCTGTTCCAGCCGGAACAGGCGCGCACGCCGATCAAAAGCCTCTCCGGCGGCGAACGCGCCCGGCTGATGCTGGCGCGCATCCTGGCGCGCCCGGCAAACCTCCTGATCCTCGACGAACCAACCAACGATCTCGACATCGAGACGCTCGACCTCCTGCAGGAAATCGTCGCCGGCTTTCCCGGCACCGTCATTCTCGTCAGCCACGATCGCGATTTCCTCGACCGCACCGTGACCTCGACGATCGCGCCCGCCGTAGCGGATGCGCCCGACGGCCGATGGATCGAATATGCCGGCGGTTACACGGACATGCTGGCGCAGCGCAAAGGCGCGATCGAAGAGCGCCGGAAGGCCGAGAAGGCGGCGGAGAAGCCGAAGACGCAGGAGATAACAGCTTCCGGCGGAGGCTCGAAGGGCAAGCTTTCCTTCAAGCAGAAATTCGCGCTGGAAAATCTGCCGAAGGAGATGGCCAAAGCCGAGGCCGAGCTCGCCAAGCGCGAACTTGTCATGGCCGATCCCGGTCTCTTCACGCGTGACCCCGCCGCCTTCAATCAACTTGCGAGCGAGATGGAAAAGCTGCGCGCCGGCCTGTCCAAGATGGAAGAGGAATGGTTGGAGCTCGAAATGCTGCGCGAAGAGCTCGAAGGCTGA
- a CDS encoding SIS domain-containing protein — translation MTDITDAYFSNLIGRLETLRQALAEPMAQAAAVILDAARDDKRVYVFGTGHSHMLAEEVHYRAGGLAFTVPVLVGSAMLHEGAVISSVYERTQGLVRPMLERYGMQPGDVIIIASNSGVNAAPIEAADYARDIGAKVIAITSIAYSSAIANGRRRLADVADVVLDNGLPPGDAVVDLEGTGLRVGPVSTAVGVTIINAIFAEVASELSKAGDAPVYLSANMPGAAEINQKLVKKYRPRNPHL, via the coding sequence ATGACCGACATTACCGATGCCTATTTCTCCAACCTGATCGGCCGGCTGGAGACGTTGAGGCAGGCGCTCGCCGAACCGATGGCGCAGGCCGCGGCGGTCATCCTCGATGCCGCCCGCGACGACAAGCGCGTCTATGTGTTCGGCACCGGCCATTCGCACATGCTGGCGGAAGAGGTGCACTACCGCGCCGGCGGGCTCGCCTTCACCGTGCCGGTGCTTGTCGGCTCCGCCATGCTGCATGAGGGCGCCGTCATCAGTTCGGTCTATGAGCGCACACAGGGCCTTGTGCGGCCGATGCTGGAGCGTTACGGCATGCAGCCGGGCGACGTTATCATCATCGCCTCCAATTCGGGTGTGAACGCCGCGCCGATCGAGGCGGCCGACTATGCGCGCGACATCGGCGCAAAGGTCATCGCCATCACGTCGATCGCCTATTCCTCGGCGATCGCCAATGGTCGCCGCCGGCTCGCCGACGTCGCCGACGTGGTGCTCGACAACGGATTGCCGCCGGGTGACGCCGTTGTCGATCTCGAAGGAACAGGACTTCGGGTCGGACCGGTCTCGACGGCGGTCGGGGTGACCATCATCAATGCGATCTTTGCCGAAGTTGCCTCGGAGCTTTCGAAAGCCGGCGATGCGCCGGTTTATCTCAGCGCCAACATGCCGGGTGCAGCCGAGATCAACCAGAAGCTCGTCAAGAAATACCGGCCGCGCAACCCGCATCTGTGA
- the nagA gene encoding N-acetylglucosamine-6-phosphate deacetylase, whose protein sequence is MVRKIFVGARIFDGERFHDDKALIVADGRVEAIIAVNDLPDGETVALAGGILSAGFIDAQVNGGGGRMLNDEPSPASMDIIASGHRPYGTTSLLPTLITDTSEATSAAIEAAKEAVKENRGVAGLHLEGPHLAPARKGAHLAELMRPVEDSDIKAFIRARESIGTLLVTIAAEQVTVAQVRELAEAGVTVSIGHSDCSSEAAEERFDAGARGVTHLFNAMSQMGHRAPGLVGAAIDHPASWCGIIADGHHVDPKALRTALRAKRGEGKLFFVTDAMSLVGSQQDSFTLNGRTVRRERGGFCSKLVLSDGTLAGSDVDMISAIRYGVTYLDLTLAEALRMATLYPARFLRLADRGHLSPGARADLVHLTDALTVTATWLAGEAA, encoded by the coding sequence ATGGTCCGCAAGATCTTCGTCGGCGCCCGCATCTTTGACGGCGAGCGCTTCCATGACGACAAGGCGCTCATCGTTGCCGACGGCCGCGTCGAAGCGATCATCGCGGTAAACGACCTGCCCGATGGCGAGACGGTCGCTCTTGCGGGCGGCATCCTGTCGGCCGGCTTCATCGATGCGCAGGTCAATGGCGGCGGCGGCCGAATGTTGAACGATGAGCCTTCCCCAGCGTCGATGGATATCATCGCCAGCGGGCATCGGCCTTACGGCACGACGTCGCTGCTGCCGACCTTGATCACCGACACATCCGAGGCGACCAGTGCCGCTATCGAAGCGGCGAAGGAGGCTGTGAAAGAAAACCGCGGCGTCGCCGGCCTGCATCTCGAAGGCCCGCATCTGGCGCCAGCCCGCAAGGGCGCTCATTTGGCCGAGCTGATGCGGCCGGTGGAGGATAGTGACATCAAGGCCTTCATCCGGGCACGTGAGTCGATCGGCACGCTGCTCGTCACCATCGCCGCCGAGCAGGTGACGGTCGCCCAGGTGCGCGAGCTTGCCGAAGCCGGCGTCACCGTCAGCATCGGCCATTCCGATTGTTCCAGCGAGGCGGCGGAGGAACGGTTCGATGCCGGAGCGCGCGGGGTCACGCATCTCTTCAACGCGATGAGCCAGATGGGCCACCGTGCTCCGGGCCTGGTCGGCGCGGCCATCGATCATCCCGCATCCTGGTGCGGCATCATTGCCGACGGCCATCACGTCGATCCGAAGGCCCTGCGCACGGCGCTGCGCGCCAAGCGCGGCGAAGGCAAGCTGTTCTTCGTCACCGACGCGATGTCGCTTGTCGGCTCGCAACAGGACTCGTTCACGCTGAACGGACGCACCGTTCGGCGCGAAAGGGGCGGCTTCTGCTCGAAGCTCGTGCTTTCCGACGGGACGCTCGCCGGCTCCGACGTCGATATGATCTCGGCGATCCGCTACGGCGTCACCTATCTCGACCTGACGCTCGCCGAGGCCTTGCGCATGGCGACCCTCTATCCCGCGCGTTTCCTGAGGCTTGCCGATCGTGGCCATCTCTCGCCGGGCGCGCGCGCCGATCTCGTACATCTGACAGATGCGCTTACTGTCACCGCCACCTGGCTTGCCGGCGAGGCAGCCTGA
- a CDS encoding ABC transporter ATP-binding protein/permease has product MLIMTVWAVWKSMMADKIEGRPGTRRQDKVGYDFSLTYRLGVMFSAFWNSEVRGKVLFLATVLILVILLTAYGQVILNEWNAPFYDSLERRDLGEFFHQLEIFAMIAGTLLLLNVLQAWLNQMTALYMREGLSRDLVNQWLKRKRALRLASSGLIGVNPDQRLHEDSRNLAESTTGLVLGLLQSTILLVSFIGVLWELSSGFVFHISGHSFSIPGYMVWAAIFYAASASVLSQVVGRKLVKLNADRFSKEAELRFTLMHANENMPAITVARGEENERRRINTDISSVLRVVKRLAMANTNLTWVSAGYGWLVIVIPIIVAAPAYFSGGLTLGQLMMSVGAFNQVNTALRWYVANFGPIAEWRATLMRVTDFRQALLDMDEDFGVKGSIAYENTTPDRLTLKDVVINAKIGEDIEECGGFRLRETDIVIKAGEKIMINGDHSVNRKLLFQALAGLWPCGSGTMGLPPIDDMLFIPQIAYIPGGTLREALAFPESPDAYEQAAVEAALEKAGLHSLIARLDTRARWDKLLDSDEQKAIGFARLLLVRPRWIIFDEVLEGMEPEWQETMCSVLTSIPETGMIYIGRSETYLEALQPRVLHLQALPSRSEEPQQQVAQTTGASASAGAAVVPAPAL; this is encoded by the coding sequence ATGTTAATAATGACAGTATGGGCGGTTTGGAAAAGCATGATGGCAGATAAGATTGAGGGGAGGCCGGGCACCAGGAGGCAGGATAAGGTTGGTTACGACTTCAGCCTGACATATCGCCTCGGAGTAATGTTCTCGGCATTCTGGAATTCTGAAGTGCGTGGCAAGGTGCTGTTTCTGGCAACAGTGCTGATCCTCGTCATCCTTCTGACAGCTTATGGCCAGGTCATTCTGAACGAGTGGAACGCCCCCTTCTATGATTCGCTCGAGCGCCGCGATCTCGGCGAATTCTTCCACCAGCTCGAAATCTTTGCGATGATCGCCGGCACGCTGCTGCTGCTCAACGTGCTGCAGGCCTGGCTGAACCAGATGACCGCGCTCTATATGCGCGAGGGCCTGTCGCGCGATCTCGTCAATCAATGGCTGAAGCGCAAGCGGGCGCTGCGGCTCGCCTCGAGCGGCCTGATCGGCGTCAATCCCGACCAGCGCCTTCACGAGGATTCCCGTAACCTCGCCGAAAGCACGACAGGGCTCGTTCTCGGCCTCTTACAGTCAACCATTCTTCTGGTGAGCTTCATCGGCGTGCTCTGGGAGCTGTCGAGCGGCTTCGTCTTCCACATCAGCGGCCACAGCTTCTCCATTCCAGGCTACATGGTCTGGGCAGCGATTTTTTATGCCGCCTCCGCCTCGGTGCTGAGTCAGGTCGTCGGCCGCAAGCTGGTCAAGCTCAATGCCGACCGGTTCTCGAAGGAGGCCGAGCTTCGTTTCACGCTGATGCATGCCAATGAGAACATGCCGGCAATCACCGTCGCTCGCGGCGAAGAGAATGAACGCCGGCGCATCAACACCGACATCAGTTCGGTGCTGAGGGTGGTCAAGCGGCTCGCCATGGCCAACACCAATCTCACCTGGGTTTCGGCCGGCTACGGCTGGCTCGTGATCGTTATCCCCATTATCGTTGCCGCACCCGCTTATTTTTCCGGCGGCCTCACCCTCGGGCAGCTGATGATGTCGGTCGGCGCCTTCAACCAAGTCAATACGGCGTTGCGCTGGTATGTCGCCAATTTCGGCCCGATCGCCGAATGGCGTGCCACGCTGATGCGCGTCACCGACTTCCGCCAGGCGCTGCTCGACATGGACGAGGACTTTGGTGTGAAGGGCAGCATCGCCTATGAAAACACCACCCCCGACAGGCTGACGCTGAAGGATGTGGTGATCAATGCCAAAATCGGCGAAGACATCGAGGAATGCGGCGGTTTTCGCCTGCGTGAAACCGACATCGTGATCAAGGCCGGCGAAAAGATCATGATCAACGGCGATCATAGCGTCAACCGCAAACTGCTGTTCCAGGCCTTGGCCGGGCTCTGGCCGTGCGGCAGCGGCACGATGGGTCTGCCGCCGATCGACGACATGCTGTTCATTCCGCAGATTGCCTATATTCCGGGCGGCACTTTGCGCGAGGCGCTTGCCTTCCCCGAAAGCCCGGATGCCTACGAGCAGGCTGCCGTCGAGGCGGCCCTTGAAAAGGCCGGCCTGCACTCTCTGATCGCAAGGCTCGATACCCGCGCCCGCTGGGACAAGCTGCTCGACAGCGATGAACAGAAGGCGATCGGCTTCGCGCGCCTGCTGCTGGTGCGCCCGCGTTGGATCATCTTCGACGAAGTGCTCGAGGGCATGGAGCCGGAATGGCAGGAGACGATGTGCAGCGTGCTGACTTCGATACCCGAAACGGGCATGATCTATATCGGCCGCTCTGAAACCTATCTGGAGGCGCTGCAGCCGCGGGTGCTGCATCTGCAGGCTCTGCCTTCGAGATCTGAAGAGCCGCAGCAGCAGGTCGCCCAGACCACCGGCGCCAGCGCCAGTGCGGGCGCAGCCGTCGTCCCCGCGCCGGCGCTTTAA
- the metA gene encoding homoserine O-succinyltransferase: MPIKIPDTLPAFETLVQEGVRVMTETMAIRQDIRPLQIGLLNLMPNKIKTELQMARLVGASPLQVELSLIRIGGHKAKNTSEDHLLAFYQTWEEVKQRKFDGFIITGAPIELLPYEDVTYWAEMQEIFNWTETNVHSTMNVCWGAMAAIYHFHGVPKYQLKEKAFGVYRHRNLKPSSIYLNGFSDNFEVPVSRWTEVRREDIEKSASLEILMESSEMGVCLVHEKRGRRLYMFNHVEYDSTSLSDEYFRDVDAGVPIKMPHNYFPHNDPTLAPQNRWRSHAHLLFGNWINEIYQTTPYDVEEIGMDL; encoded by the coding sequence ATGCCCATCAAGATCCCCGATACGCTGCCCGCTTTCGAAACCCTGGTTCAGGAAGGTGTGCGGGTGATGACCGAGACGATGGCGATCCGTCAGGATATAAGACCGTTGCAGATCGGCCTGCTCAACCTGATGCCCAACAAGATCAAGACCGAACTGCAGATGGCCCGCCTCGTCGGGGCTTCGCCGCTGCAGGTGGAGCTGTCGCTCATCCGCATCGGCGGCCACAAGGCGAAGAACACATCCGAAGATCACCTGCTCGCCTTCTACCAGACCTGGGAAGAGGTGAAGCAGCGCAAGTTCGACGGCTTCATCATCACCGGAGCGCCGATCGAGCTTCTGCCCTATGAGGACGTTACCTATTGGGCAGAGATGCAGGAGATCTTTAATTGGACCGAGACCAACGTCCATTCGACGATGAACGTCTGCTGGGGCGCGATGGCGGCGATCTATCACTTCCACGGCGTTCCGAAATATCAGCTGAAGGAAAAGGCCTTCGGCGTCTACCGGCACCGAAACCTGAAGCCTTCATCCATCTATCTGAACGGCTTTTCCGACAATTTCGAGGTTCCGGTGTCGCGGTGGACCGAGGTGCGCCGCGAAGATATCGAGAAATCCGCAAGCCTGGAAATCCTAATGGAATCCAGCGAGATGGGCGTATGCCTCGTGCACGAGAAGAGGGGCCGGCGGCTCTACATGTTCAACCACGTCGAATATGATTCCACCTCGCTTTCGGATGAGTATTTCCGCGATGTGGATGCCGGCGTGCCGATCAAGATGCCGCATAATTACTTCCCGCATAATGATCCGACGCTTGCGCCGCAGAACCGCTGGCGCAGCCATGCGCACCTCTTGTTCGGTAACTGGATCAATGAGATTTACCAGACGACGCCCTATGACGTCGAAGAGATCGGCATGGATCTTTGA
- a CDS encoding thiamine diphosphokinase — protein MSQSTFTILLGGELSLTERLRHAIGGSRFIAADGGMRHAAALGVMPELWVGDFDSTPPELEAGFLDVAKQPYPAAKAATDGEIAVSEAVARGARRLILAGALGGERSDHALQHLLSAVGLAEQGFDVLLTSGKEEAVPLLPGTIELDLPKGSLFSVPAFSELKGLSIENARYPLTDFHLPFGSSRTISNVAEGKVRFSLESGRAIVLARPYDLSGV, from the coding sequence ATGAGCCAATCCACCTTCACCATTCTGCTCGGCGGCGAACTCAGCCTGACGGAACGCCTGCGCCACGCGATCGGCGGCAGCCGTTTCATCGCGGCCGATGGCGGCATGCGGCATGCGGCGGCGCTTGGTGTCATGCCTGAGCTCTGGGTCGGCGATTTCGATTCGACGCCCCCCGAGCTCGAAGCGGGCTTTCTCGATGTGGCAAAGCAACCCTATCCCGCAGCAAAGGCGGCAACGGACGGAGAGATCGCGGTATCGGAAGCGGTCGCCCGAGGCGCCCGGCGGCTGATCCTCGCCGGCGCGCTCGGCGGCGAACGCTCCGACCATGCGCTTCAACACCTGCTGTCGGCCGTCGGCCTTGCTGAGCAGGGTTTCGACGTCCTGCTGACCTCGGGCAAGGAAGAGGCCGTTCCGCTGCTCCCCGGCACGATCGAACTGGACCTTCCCAAGGGCTCCCTGTTTTCCGTCCCCGCGTTCAGCGAGCTGAAGGGGCTCTCCATCGAGAATGCGCGCTATCCGCTCACGGATTTCCATCTGCCTTTCGGCTCATCGCGCACCATTTCAAATGTCGCGGAAGGCAAGGTTCGCTTTTCGCTCGAGAGCGGCAGGGCGATCGTGCTTGCCCGACCCTATGATCTTTCCGGAGTCTGA
- a CDS encoding MarR family winged helix-turn-helix transcriptional regulator, which yields MNETLTKILSNGRAEPDDENLPRIGKSMARMRLMTGRRLIGRLAIQSAAPGLELSHLDVLDAVRRAESPGEVTVGLIAEMLRIDPSRASRVVAEMVGRNVLRREASQADARRIVVVITEAGQALLAEIHAQKMAIISEIVSDWPREDIERFATLFERFIGGYEAIFLSRDKDTPG from the coding sequence ATGAATGAGACGCTGACGAAGATCCTGTCCAACGGTCGGGCCGAGCCGGACGATGAGAACCTGCCTCGCATCGGCAAGAGCATGGCACGCATGCGCCTGATGACCGGCCGACGGCTGATCGGCAGGCTGGCGATCCAGAGTGCCGCACCGGGCCTTGAGCTTTCCCATCTCGACGTGCTGGACGCCGTGCGGCGGGCTGAGTCGCCCGGCGAGGTTACCGTCGGCTTGATCGCGGAGATGCTGCGCATCGACCCGTCGCGTGCCAGCCGGGTCGTGGCCGAGATGGTCGGGCGCAACGTGCTGCGCCGCGAAGCCTCCCAGGCCGATGCGCGGCGGATCGTCGTCGTCATCACCGAGGCCGGCCAGGCGCTGCTTGCCGAGATCCACGCGCAGAAAATGGCCATCATTTCCGAGATCGTCTCCGATTGGCCGCGCGAAGATATAGAGCGCTTCGCGACGCTGTTCGAACGTTTCATTGGCGGCTACGAGGCGATCTTTCTCTCGCGCGACAAGGACACGCCCGGTTGA